Proteins encoded in a region of the Anguilla anguilla isolate fAngAng1 chromosome 10, fAngAng1.pri, whole genome shotgun sequence genome:
- the naif1 gene encoding nuclear apoptosis-inducing factor 1 isoform X1 — MASQAKKRKMNFSEREVEIIVEEMEKQKHILVNHFNAGVTHITKNNAWVDILKRVNAVTTCQRELAEVKKKWSDLKTEVRRKVAQARAVMEGTGDCTSVPVMLTPMQQRICNLLGETTIISLPAGDGGTEITVPVPMSSATTVTLTQNIQTASAAACEVQKTLEAETTYHTLEEGVVEYCTTETPVAVTTETPVEMLTAQAECSIKPQELKSRIALNSAKLLQEQKVTNLHVREIAQHLENQNDLLQMIRRSQEAQACAQERQAQALEGTQAALIALIQMLRPALKDFRKFLQSTTNSSAPGPLSDSGEPKPNPSQPSEDVN, encoded by the exons ATGGCATCCCAggccaaaaagagaaaaatgaatttctcCGAGAGGGAGGTGGAAATTATAGTGGAGGAAATGGAGAAACAAAAGCACATACTAGTTAACCACTTCAATGCTGGAGTCACTCACATCACCAAAAACAACGCGTGGGTAGACATTCTAAAACGGGTCAACGCTGTGACTACCTGCCAAAGAGAACTGGCCGAAGTAAAGAAGAAATGGTCTGACTTAAAGACCGAGGTTCGACGGAAGGTGGCCCAGGCGCGGGCGGTAATGGAAGGGACTGGTGACTGCACATCGGTCCCTGTCATGCTAACTCCCATGCAACAACGGATCTGTAATCTCTTGGGAGAGACGACCATCATCAGTCTACCTGCAGGAGATGGTGGCACTGAGATCACTGTTCCCGTGCCCATGAGCTCGGCTACCACGGTAACATTAACACAAA ACATTCAGACTGCTTCTGCTGCGGCTTGTGAAGTACAGAAAACACTAGAAG CTGAGACCACGTACCATACCCTGGAAGAGGGGGTGGTGGAGTACTGCACAACGGAGACACCGGTGGCTGTTACTACTGAGACACCAGTGGAGATGCTGACAGCCCAAGCGGAGTGCTCCATCAAGCCACAGGAGCTGAAGAGCCGCATCGCCCTCAACTCGGCCAAGCTGCTGCAGGAGCAGAAGGTGACCAACCTGCATGTGCGGGAAATTGCCCAGCACCTGGAGAACCAGAACGACCTGCTGCAGATGATCCGGCGCTCCCAGGAGGCCCAAGCTTGCGCCCAGGAGAGGCAGGCCCAGGCCTTGGAGGGCACACAGGCTGCCCTCATTGCCCTCATCCAGATGCTCCGCCCTGCTCTCAAGGACTTCCGGAAATTCCTTCAGAGCACCACCAACAGTTCTGCGCCAGGACCACTGTCGGACAGTGGGGAACCAAAACCGAACCCCTCACAGCCTTCAGAGGATGTCAATTAA
- the naif1 gene encoding nuclear apoptosis-inducing factor 1 isoform X2 gives MASQAKKRKMNFSEREVEIIVEEMEKQKHILVNHFNAGVTHITKNNAWVDILKRVNAVTTCQRELAEVKKKWSDLKTEVRRKVAQARAVMEGTGDCTSVPVMLTPMQQRICNLLGETTIISLPAGDGGTEITVPVPMSSATTVTLTQTETTYHTLEEGVVEYCTTETPVAVTTETPVEMLTAQAECSIKPQELKSRIALNSAKLLQEQKVTNLHVREIAQHLENQNDLLQMIRRSQEAQACAQERQAQALEGTQAALIALIQMLRPALKDFRKFLQSTTNSSAPGPLSDSGEPKPNPSQPSEDVN, from the exons ATGGCATCCCAggccaaaaagagaaaaatgaatttctcCGAGAGGGAGGTGGAAATTATAGTGGAGGAAATGGAGAAACAAAAGCACATACTAGTTAACCACTTCAATGCTGGAGTCACTCACATCACCAAAAACAACGCGTGGGTAGACATTCTAAAACGGGTCAACGCTGTGACTACCTGCCAAAGAGAACTGGCCGAAGTAAAGAAGAAATGGTCTGACTTAAAGACCGAGGTTCGACGGAAGGTGGCCCAGGCGCGGGCGGTAATGGAAGGGACTGGTGACTGCACATCGGTCCCTGTCATGCTAACTCCCATGCAACAACGGATCTGTAATCTCTTGGGAGAGACGACCATCATCAGTCTACCTGCAGGAGATGGTGGCACTGAGATCACTGTTCCCGTGCCCATGAGCTCGGCTACCACGGTAACATTAACACAAA CTGAGACCACGTACCATACCCTGGAAGAGGGGGTGGTGGAGTACTGCACAACGGAGACACCGGTGGCTGTTACTACTGAGACACCAGTGGAGATGCTGACAGCCCAAGCGGAGTGCTCCATCAAGCCACAGGAGCTGAAGAGCCGCATCGCCCTCAACTCGGCCAAGCTGCTGCAGGAGCAGAAGGTGACCAACCTGCATGTGCGGGAAATTGCCCAGCACCTGGAGAACCAGAACGACCTGCTGCAGATGATCCGGCGCTCCCAGGAGGCCCAAGCTTGCGCCCAGGAGAGGCAGGCCCAGGCCTTGGAGGGCACACAGGCTGCCCTCATTGCCCTCATCCAGATGCTCCGCCCTGCTCTCAAGGACTTCCGGAAATTCCTTCAGAGCACCACCAACAGTTCTGCGCCAGGACCACTGTCGGACAGTGGGGAACCAAAACCGAACCCCTCACAGCCTTCAGAGGATGTCAATTAA